The following coding sequences lie in one Littorina saxatilis isolate snail1 unplaced genomic scaffold, US_GU_Lsax_2.0 scaffold_786, whole genome shotgun sequence genomic window:
- the LOC138957349 gene encoding modulator of apoptosis 1-like, translating to MEGGGAGEGPAEEAVEEQQGAGGGCQPAPNAGGGEGGNGGGNAGHQADNADSGDNVGGDANNAAPTLTMPQIQQLLSGLSVTVNSTPPGPRVKVFSGANPPAQGEVTFVEWEVQVERLIQDGGPDLDRRVRSSVNGVAWQQCTGLTKAKDILAHLRTLFGSTQSPEDLYHQFLEATLQRKEVPSAFLLRLWSELHQVDKLAPMKAEEIQKKLYRVFMKGVSAAYPLLALELRTKFGHPGTAAPEFVVLVTTVRQLEGSSSSTSKEAHSHTTQAQKPSTAALSEADVEKIISGVVERLQGSSKTTAAASSPTPAQPPVPSHDTPRNAQPFRFTPKGACFRCGQLGHYVKDCRRPPLNGNQSR from the coding sequence ATGGAAGGAGGAGGAGCCGGTGAGGGACCAGCTGAAGAGGCCGTTGAGGAGCAGCAAGGAGCTGGTGGCGGCTGTCAACCTGCACCTAATGCTGGTGGCGGCGAGGGCGGTAATGGTGGTGGCAACGCCGGTCATCAAGCGGATAACGCAGACAGTGGAGACAACGTTGGTGGGGATGCCAACAACGCTGCACCGACATTGACCATGCCGCAGATTCAGCAGTTGCTGAGTGGGCTGAGCGTGACTGTCAACTCAACACCACCAGGTCCTCGTGTGAAAGTGTTTTCAGGTGCTAATCCTCCAGCTCAAGGAGAGGTTACCTTTGTGGAATGGGAGGTGCAGGTAGAAAGGCTGATACAAGATGGCGGCCCTGACCTTGATAGGAGGGTGAGAAGCAGCGTGAATGGTGTAGCTTGGCAGCAGTGCACGGGCCTGACAAAGGCGAAGGACATTTTAGCACATCTCCGGACTTTGTTTGGGTCTACACAGTCTCCAGAGGACTTATATCACCAGTTCCTGGAAGCTACACTGCAGAGGAAAGAAGTTCCATCAGCGTTTCTGCTGAGGTTATGGAGTGAGCTTCATCAAGTTGACAAGCTCGCGCCCATGAAAGCAGAAGAGATTCAAAAAAAGCTGTATAGGGTCTTTATGAAGGGGGTGTCGGCAGCATATCCACTACTAGCATTGGAACTTCGCACGAAGTTTGGCCATCCAGGAACGGCAGCGCCGGAGTTCGTGGTGTTGGTGACCACAGTACGTCAATTGGAGGGGTCAAGTTCATCAACCAGCAAAGAAGCGCACAGCCACACTACTCAAGCGCAGAAGCCGTCAACAGCTGCTCTTAGTGAGGCCGACGTAGAGAAAATCATTTCTGGAGTGGTGGAACGTTTGCAGGGTTCTTCCAAGACTACGGCAGCAGCATCGTCACCCACCCCTGCCCAACCTCCTGTCCCTTCACATGATACTCCCAGAAATGCCCAACCTTTCCGTTTCACTCCCAAAGGGGCATGTTTCAGGTGTGGTCAGTTAGGTCACTACGTGAAAGACTGTCGTCGACCTCCGTTAAACGGAAACCAGTCACGATGA